The nucleotide window CGTCATTCACACAGTCACACAATGCTTAATGCAATAAATATTTAGGAATTCATTTATGTTTGGTGGTCCCGCTGTAGTTCTGTTTAGTGATTTGTAGCGTTTCAGTGGTGTGGCGTAGAATGGACTGACATGTGcttcatgcaaaaaaaagaaaaagaaaaaaaaaagatggatacATCGAGCTGAGAGTTTCACGCTGTCAAAGCATTAATTCCATGTTCACGACAGCCTATTGTATGAAGCACTCTACTCTGGCCGGCAGCTTTTCATGCCTCGACATCCATTCTGTCACTCCACCGCCTCGCTCGGCGAAGGAGGCGGTCAAAGGTCACCGCAGAGCAGAACGAGCCGGACGGGCGAGAGTGGAGGATCATTGCGCTTCCTAAGAAAACAGGAGCAGCCCGTTGGAGTGGAGGTCACGGGTGCGCCGGCCGAGCGTTGGAGGAGGAATGAAGTGAACTAAAAGCTCTCGTTTGGAATGCTCTTCAGCGCCACTCTGACAAATGGACGCTGCCTCTCCACACCGCACTCGGGTCAGAAAGGATGCTTTTTGCAGCTTTTACGCCGACGCTGATTTCCATTTAAAAACCTCTTTAGTTCACATTTCTAAATGAGAAACAGCACGTGTGTTTTAAGTGTTGCCGTTGCCTGGAATCTTCTTACAAAAGGACTCCTTTTGTTTGAATCCACAAGTGGATATTAATAGTGAGCCACGTTCTGTTGAAATCATCCGTCATCATTATTATCCCTGACCATAATGATGACAaccgctatagaaaatggatagatggctgAATTACTAGGTGTCAGTTTTGGCCACTTGCATTGTTATTTCTTTTGgactgaatgtaaaaaaaaaataaaataaaaaatctaaataatgtCCGAATAATGCTTTCCACCTTTATAGTTTGATACACTTTATAATTTGATAATAAGATACACTTTAAAATAATGCaaccacatttaaaaacatatctTGAGAGATAGAAAAACAATGGATAAGGCAGAAATACTGTCCAAACAGTCTAACAGTGTACAAATTTCTCTGTATTTACAGAAAGcaaatcaggtttttttttaagagagagcaCTGAGACGTTCAATAATCTATTTTTCTTCTGCAAAAATGTGGTTGGTCGTAAAATAGTTCCTtctttcactcttttttttttttttttttttcaaattttgtgttAAACAATAGTGTGCCGCCATCTAATGGCCAACAACTGAACTGaattacacacaaaataaaacgaaatggagttataactggacaaaataataataataataataataataataataataataataataataataaatcactcACTCAATCGATCAatcaatttgtaaaaaaaaaaaaaaaaaaagtgataaaccTCCATTAAGCATCCAtcgatccatcaattttcttgactgcttattcctcacaagggtcgccggggtgctggagcctatctcagctggcactgggcagtaggcggggtacaccctggactggttgccagccaatcgcagctccATTAAGCATTTTCCACTAATTATAGCCGTTGTTTCTCCCCAAAAGGAAGAGGGGTGGGGAAATCAGTATGCTTaatgatattttaaaatataatgggGGTTGTTGTGTCAACGAATAGGTCCTGGCTGAGTATGCGAGGGTCCTctgtaattagttttcaggttaTGCACCAATGTAGTGCAATGATACGTTTCAGTGCATTTACTTTGACTCTGTTTGAAACTACTGCGCCTCCATTTGCTGGCAAAATATAAAAACGCAATAGAAAAATTATTATAGATATGAATGCTTTGAATTACCAGAGTGGTCACGGTACAAATTAACTCATATCATAAGTCATCACTGTGTATACACCgatttatataattttaattCACTTTACTTTTGTATTTCAAAAGGGGCGTCTAAAGGCACTGCATCATTCTGCCACCAGAGAGCGGTATAGAACTCAATTGACACTGACAACAACCAGAAAGCAAGAGCTCTGGTAGGCTAGGCTAAGctagcaagaagaagaaaaaaaatccccatccAGTCAAAACTTGGCGTCAACATGCTTCTTCAGACCGTCAAGCCGCTGCTGCTCCGTTGCAGGAGCCTCCCGCTGGCTTGCGCGAGATCGTACTACGCTGACAAAGTTGCCCGGCTCGGCTCTCAGCCTGACAAACACTCGGCTGACTATGAGGTGAGCTACATGCTAGCGTCAAATGGCTAGGCAACCTTGCTAATATTCAAGAGCAGATGCACGTCTCATAATAAGGTCAAAATGTTGATCTTTTAATCAATTAGTCATCTAAAAATAATTAAGCCTAATGCGCACAAGGTACTTAGAGTTGCTGATTTAATATCGTTattcaaagtaaaagcaaacCTTCAATTATCTAtgatattttaataaaaataaaacttcaatGATGTGTATCTATGATAATTCTTTCTTGTTTACATTTCACCCTGATAATGCTGGTTGCGTTTGGTTGACTGACAATAATCATAATGTTAATTATTTCTCTAGTATATAGTTTGGTGCGCTTGTATTACAATATTTGCCCACTTTTTAATACTGTATGAACAAGAAGCCATACGACTCAACatataaatcacatttttgtcTTCTAGGAGAATTATGAGCGGATGAAAGCCCTTGTTGATGAATTGAAAAGCCGGACAGAGAAGATTAAATTAGGTGGGTGGGAATTAGTTATGTCAATTAGCATTTGTGGTACTATGGCCTCAGGATGCTTATGATGTCTAACATATTTATTAGTGTGTAGtttgcaattatttattttttcttatttatgtcACCCATACATGTGGGGACAGACTTATTTTCGTAAAGAATCCTTGACTGACTAATGACTATTCTAAGTTTGTTGTATTATGATATATGTCGTGCTAGTAATTTTCATGATGCAGTGGCGTGGTCACAAGATTTATTTAGGGTTGATTCTGTTgtcggtcttctccgggcactccggtctcctcccaaattccaaagacatgcatggcaggttaattgggcgctccgaattgtccctaggtgtgcttgtgagtgtggatggttgttcgtctctatgtgacctgtgattggctggcaaccagtccagggtgtccccccgccgactgcccagtgccagctgagataggcgacagcaccccccgcgaccttgtgaggaataagcggtcaagaaaatggatgattcTGTTGTCGTGATTGCAGGTGGCGGAGAAAAAGCCAGAAAACTTCACACTTCCCGTGGCAAACTCTTACCCAGAGAACGTATCGACAGACTCCTGGATCCAGGGTACAGCTCGATATCCCTGCGTTGTTACTTTCCGGACACACTTTAAAATCAAGGCTCAGTGATACACAAATATTTCAATAGGAAATCTTTACATTTGTAAATTAACTCTTTGCCTGATGATGTCACTTGGGTGTTCTGCAGGACTCCTTTTTTAGAATTTTCCCAGTTTGCGGCGTACGAGATGTATGGAAAAGAGGAAGTGCCAGCAGGCGGGATGATCACTGGGATTGGACGGGTTTCTGGGTAAGTCCTCTGTTTTCAAAAACAATTACAGGCcagtatcaatttttttttcagtaagagttttgaaaaggCTGTGTTTCAgcaacctatttttttttttaacagtgaacAAGTGCATTTAAACAAGTGCAATTGTATTTTAGTCAGATTCAAGACCACAGCACACAACTGAAATTGCCATGGGAAAAGGCTTTAATGATCTAACCACGTGTCACGGGAGCACCAGTTTTAGAGTTAATTGGGATCTCAGTGCTGCATTCGACAGTCGAAAAGTGGATATCAGTTCTTGATTGGTTTTCATCTTGCAGTGATTATTTTGTGGAAGTATGTAACTCTAAATCTAAGCAGACCGAAATCACATGTGGAGTGCACCAAGGCTCCATCCCGGGGCTTCTTCTGCTTAACATCTACATGCTTCAGCTTTCTCAAATCATGAAAAACAACCAAATATATTACAATAACTATGCATCTGGCACACAGCCATACATTTTGTAGGTAAACATGGCCCCATACAAAAACTGTGTAAGTAAAGTACATGTACACCTGAACAATTTAGTGAAATTAAAAACTTTCTGCCGCTTtgaatgtataaaaataaactttttttttcttaataatcAAATAAGCTATGTTAATAATTTTTCTTTACCAGGGTCGAATGTGTCATCGTTGCCAATGATGCGACAGTAAAAGGCGGAACGTACTACCCCGTTACAGTCAAGAAGCATCTTCGTGCACAAGAAATCGCCCAGCAGAACCATTTGCCCTGCATCTACTTAGGTAAGTTTTGGAATCTCGTTAAAGGCTTggccaaaagcacaaataaaacgtCTCGTCTCCCACATGGGCCCAACAAATTCCGTTAGCTGTTGCTTTTGTAAAACTGACTCTAAGCAACCTTCAATTTTCACGTCCGAGAGTGAAATTGGAAAAAGTAGACTCAAGTATTCTTGATAACATCTCTTGTGGCATATCAACATGCGGATTGGAAGCAAGATTATTGCACCGTTGTGCTTTTTGATTCCCTACATTAAAACGCTACTctcaaatgtgcattttttttatttattatttttttaatttttttttattgaactcaAACTTCAGCTGTGACATTTGTGTGGACTGATGAAATTGAAATGCTTAATATAAtgctttatttaaataatttgtacCTATAGATTTCTAATACAGTTGTGTTTTATAATATTTCATAGCTATATTTCTAATTTCAAATGAGtctgtggcaaaaaaaacaaaacatctcttttgctataattcttTCAAGTATGCACTTTCTCCTACAATTGCACATAGTTCAAGCCGCAAAATGTTGTTTCCAGGTAAGAACAATAGGGGGCGCCATTGTTCCGTTATAGCGAGTTGGCGTATGAGGGAGGGTCAACCACCAGGTGTGCGGGTGTGATACCCTGACTCTAATTTGTTTGTAATTGTCCAGTTCAGTCACATTCGTCCGCGCTTGGTGCGCGGCAGGCCTGAGTGGTTTTGcagtgatattaaaaaaaatatccacgTTTGCATCATTTGCTCACAATTTGATCTTCTTGATGGCTTCAGTGGACTCAGGAGGCGCCAATCTTCCCAGACAGGCCGACGTCTTTCCCGACAGAGATCATTTTGGGCGTATTTTCTACAACCAGGCCAGGCTGTCATCAGAGGGAATAGCACAGGTAATACTGCAGCTCTTCTGATGTTATTGCAAATGTTTCATTTCaagatttatctttttttttttttcacggctCAACCTCATGAATAGCACTTTTGAAAATGCTGTCTTTTATCTCGGAGATTGCCGTGGTGATGGGCTCCTGCACCGCTGGCGGAGCGTACGTCCCTGCCATGGCAGATGAAAGCATCATCGTCAGGAAGCAAGGAACTATTTTCCTCGGTGGACCGCCACTGGTAACTTGAAGTTTTCTTTTCAACGACAAAATTGTCACACGCAATGGTTGCCATTATCAGTTTGCCATTAATGATGGCTTGTTGCGATGACAGGCTGTGATTTGTTGCCAATACTCGGtaggtaatcttttttttttttgtttttttttgtgtgttgtcaGGTCAAAGCTGCAACTGGAGAGCAAGTTTCTGCTGAGGACCTCGGAGGTGCCGATCTTCACTGCAGGTTGTGTCTTTTTATTAACCTCGTTTACATGTGTGATGCCGGATTTTAAGTGTATTGTAGTTTTAGTAACATTTCATTAAAGTCATAGAAACTTTGGTTGACCATCTTGTGTCAGCTGTGGTTATCTTTATAATGCCATGaaaagcctttaaaaaaaattaccgataaataaataaataaaatttaataataataataataataagaagaagaagaataagaataaattccattattattattattattattattattattattattattattattattattattagtagtagtagtagtagtagtagtagtatttgatatgttttatttgctagtaataaaaaaaaaaaaaactaaaaaaaaaaaaattaccggtaaataaaacatatcaaatactactactactactactactactactactactactactaataataataaatatttaaaacatatatttgttattgttatattattattattattattattattattaaattaaagaatgtatataataataatgatgttaataataataataataattgcaaatattttttttaaatattattattaatcacattaaaaatgcatataataataatgataattgtaaatattattattattactattgttgttattattattattattattattattattattattattattaggggtgtgaattgcctagtacctgacgattcgattcgtatcacgattcacaggtcacgattcgattcgataccgattaatcccgatacgaatggtcacgattcgctaccgattaatcccgatacgaatttataagtcgattgttgcgatttttttccattcatatttagaaaatactaatcagtaagcttgtagagtgtaagatttatatgaaaatgtattatttatttatctgaaatttcagtcttatagaggttgtaatctgtttcatgtttgaacagcattaaaataaaaatattaaggcttaatgtgccgttcatataacattcttccatgctcaaggtgtgaatcctaaaaaaaaaaaaaaaaaaaaaaatcgattctgccgattattgaatcgattcgagaatcgcgcgatgtagtatcgcgatatatcgccgaatcgatttttttttttaacacccctaattattattattattatatatgtttttaatttaccggtaattttttttttacaatgataatgatgatgatagtagtagtagtaataataataataataataaattattattattacatttaaaaatgtatataataataataataataataataataataattattattattatgattaaattacaaatgtatatgataatgatatttattattattgttattattattattattattattattattctagaTCATCAAACAAGTGTAAATGTATGTATTGTGCAAAGATGACCAGATGTTGTCATTACGCATCGTGTCTCTCAGCTGTTTCTTTtactccaaaaataaaacacactctTACTCTACTGTCCAATACCTCTCTGATGGATGTCCGTAtttcacaggaagtccggcgTGACAGACCATTACGCGTTAGACGACAACCACGCTCTTCATTTAGCGCGCAAGGCCGTACGGAGCCTCAATTACAAGAAAAATCTTGACGTAAGTTCAGCTACTGTCAGTTGTGTGGCGTGTGAGGCAAGCTGATGTTGTCATGTCGTTTCAGGTTACTACGGAAACCACCGAAGCTCCTCTTTACCCTGCAGACGAACTCTACGGCATCGTCGGAGACAATCTCAAACGGAACTTTGACGTCAGAGAGGTACATAGAcgactgagatttttttttctgccatgtcCTtgcacattttcgtttttattcctATCTCCTAGTGGAGAATTTCTTTTCAGTCTGCTGAAAGCATTGCATCGCCAAAAAGAACACAATTGCACATTTACATACAAGCAAAAGAGCGACGGGGAGCACATTTGTGTTGAAGCAGATGAGCATCTCTCAATTTCCATGCTTTTTGGTCCCGAACTTCAACATTCAAACCTTTAACTTTATGGTGGCAAATTCAAGTCTTTAGACAccacaatttttgttgttgatgatgaattgttcactatttgccaaaatgttgtttattgtgaaacatacaaaatgttttttggctTGTAGGTCATTGCCAGAATCGTTGACGGGAGTAAATTTGATGAATTCAAAGCATTCTATGGAGACACGCTTGTGACAggtatgtttaaaaataataataataataatatgttaaaTACATTGTACTGTACTTGATCATTATTT belongs to Festucalex cinctus isolate MCC-2025b chromosome 5, RoL_Fcin_1.0, whole genome shotgun sequence and includes:
- the mccc2 gene encoding methylcrotonoyl-CoA carboxylase beta chain, mitochondrial is translated as MLLQTVKPLLLRCRSLPLACARSYYADKVARLGSQPDKHSADYEENYERMKALVDELKSRTEKIKLGGGEKARKLHTSRGKLLPRERIDRLLDPGTPFLEFSQFAAYEMYGKEEVPAGGMITGIGRVSGVECVIVANDATVKGGTYYPVTVKKHLRAQEIAQQNHLPCIYLVDSGGANLPRQADVFPDRDHFGRIFYNQARLSSEGIAQIAVVMGSCTAGGAYVPAMADESIIVRKQGTIFLGGPPLVKAATGEQVSAEDLGGADLHCRKSGVTDHYALDDNHALHLARKAVRSLNYKKNLDVTTETTEAPLYPADELYGIVGDNLKRNFDVREVIARIVDGSKFDEFKAFYGDTLVTGFSRIFGYPVGIIGNNGVLFSESAKKGTHFIELCCQRNIPLIFLQNITGFMVGREYEAGGIAKDGAKMVTAVACANVPKMTVIIGGSYGAGNYGMCGRAYSPRFLYMWPNSRISVMGGEQAATVLATITKDQRAREGKEFSAEQEAAMKEPIVRRFEEEGSPYYSSARLWDDGIIDPADTRLVLGLSLSAALNAPTQKTRFGVFRM